One Ahaetulla prasina isolate Xishuangbanna chromosome 1, ASM2864084v1, whole genome shotgun sequence DNA window includes the following coding sequences:
- the TDRD15 gene encoding tudor domain-containing protein 15, with translation MDSSSSTKFLDADVKVTNVYYHRKEVLVKFQGQFNTECELDYHILQKEIQQVPKVKASVAVGEFCLVKDSECGEWYRGKVLKKGHDTYDVHFMDNGKILAVHETHLASPIDELFQLPPKMVYGIFANVLPIEDKWTAKAFNYFSSLIGLQIKGHIQATLPDQMFLLHVPKIASDVVEFRIGKLVDVDTFCLIVEMLTAFSQESLCKQMSDLPQQKCTSPGTLFCAAGVQPNIPPVLRNLQPILSVGAVEKVKISVAVSPSMFYCQLLRQQIQLDTLIRDMFSYYDSISRVKLPSCDNFGALCAARQNNGQWQRGVIQQLLSDKVKIWFMDFGNYEAVSSEYILKLPPEFISVPMFSFPCALSCLSDQDEMERKAQLEEFKEILLTQQAILANIDRFNSKEHIYYVTLRKCALTQTNENLSRQNDVEPKYNMDVSCTSGNVQNSSVNLAEKIYNITQQSSYSSNQKDTHLLCSPLTIPYKRAEMKINSVCVAFAVYVLNPSNFWVQTNDFLDEFEALMKKVADVYDGDEINDKILENPEPGRLCCARYSKDKFFYRAVIRQIVDNNVDVYFLDFGNTDTVPLFDVKILLPEFQELPALAMSCTLANAFPIEDLWTKKETDFFKTVVVDKPITLHVLAKQKENYIVNVHCMNGSEQTDVLGLMIEAGCAEYWEVKQDPFQKTIRGFQRKCPPKNKNREILSKASIQKNEVLIPKTTDENKKLNTHIVTKGNDSIFPPWKNIFSNKYEQMFEKTDRVQCYKEYKFKPGYVLDVVCCHIISPGNFLCQIQDKLPELNSMMEQIQIFYNTQKRPYESGKLACVVKYSTDGKWYRAVVLKHVSKTETDVIFVDYGNRERVLLKDLQAIHPDFLILECQAFRCCLNGVSKSLIFDPYIWTAEICSNFERFISSSNEQLICSICALVLKTPNYLYYIVDLKNPFTSLRQFLFESGHAEIYPFECAQALITPFSLCSFYYSSFNMEVGNEEKVYVSYIYSPTKFYCQLSRNANEIDKIHKKILEISPKTSHAIQMNTHSLCIAKYFENGVFYRALASPMELPDFCPVYFVDFGNKQLVAKEKLVPIPNSVSELMFTPMQAITCYLSGLKDVEISSEIKTWFEKKYLEKELKAVVISKESDGQFGMELYDGELQINGKIKDLLNQKKGHLNPKNIKKSFKKRIGNKHRPYKIDLDIERKKVESKEIGQQTKTGNDKLPAKYRNKIVIDQQKLGSGPAKFPLTLDFSDFMLKKVLRYMYESTCKELNTDAVDQLNEQSKKIKNKRTRLHKLKLNASGQERRNKTKQKYTDLPQPDILLNSKVWGYMSYVANLSSFYVHRSEDKKRIVQLAGELNRESLIKESEIAAELEKDDVVLAKYEDDCCMYRALVRKVLANKFFEVEFIDYGNIATVNSKNIYKIEKCLLSLPRLSIHCFLSKAKSLFSNKNWSTDMDAYFIDEVNNQPVMIKFLQQYEQQWEVDIICHGISISDKLIERETLFCLENIFSLNFDHNMKWLPTIDSETSSNDPGKKSESQTLCESIKIRPTKIGYQNIKPGQIEIADVGHISSNGNFYVTLTKDAQTMLNLNVLVAQEVEKKCVIAMEDIREGLECLVRSNKLLGWYRSKVIKKYVKEEYMLVLFVDLGKYEMVSLHDTRVLTEKIRCVPRNAVLCKWIWIGNLSDLSFEGMMEKVKYCEINIIFFKYLESELIWEVDLFIDGILFLEYWNQISNQTKLETHADNVSKSLDISVRSNSISWAQFQKNSHNLGFVTSVSDPSNFCIQLQDSFKTLIALFKMLSNLPEILPTMPQECIIPGACCLIKNGPNETWNRVEVFGVLKDSSTLMLTFIDDVGLSVPLPISDVSKLKIIPEKLASLPQLTYPCSLFGVKPADGKHWNDEAKLKIQEFLGRQDLTFQFKQPRCGLKLEVGVFFEQNNAADVLVASGCALYSKTASFGSASCDELRLPNSRVIYDPLSIQKISEPQIAINKDKKGPQNSDVQLKCVDLKNLEVNRSKKLHGKKKGSWMTFLHKSKRNSRSLHKHNKKLFHQCCDREKINQTYSTSVSKASDKLLLDSKNAQIQIHEET, from the coding sequence ATGGATTCATCTTCATCAACAAAATTTCTAGATGCTGATGTGAAGGTAACTAATGTATACTACCATCGAAAAGAAGTCCTTGTAAAATTTCAAGGCCAATTTAACACAGAATGTGAGCTTGATTATCATATATTGCAAAAAGAAATACAGCAAGTACCAAAAGTGAAAGCTTCTGTTGCAGTTGGTGAATTCTGTTTAGTCAAAGACTCAGAGTGTGGAGAATGGTACAGaggaaaagtattaaaaaaaggACATGATACCTATGATGTACATTTTATGGACAATGGGAAAATACTGGCAGTGCATGAAACACATCTTGCTTCTCCCATTGATGAATTGTTTCAGCTTCCTCCAAAGATGGTTTATGGGATTTTTGCAAATGTCCTTCCAATTGAAGACAAATGGACTGCCAAAGCTTTTAATTACTTTTCATCTTTGATAGGCTTGCAGATTAAAGGTCATATACAAGCCACTCTGCCAGACCAAATGTTTCTTCTTCATGTGCCCAAAATTGCTTCTGATGTGGTTGAATTCAGAATAGGAAAACTTGTTGATGTAGATACTTTCTGTCTTATTGTTGAAATGTTAACTGCATTTTCACAGGAGTCGCTTTGTAAACAAATGTCGGATTTACCGCAACAGAAGTGTACAAGTCCAGGTACTCTATTTTGTGCTGCTGGAGTTCAGCCAAATATTCCACCAGTTCTAAGAAATCTTCAACCAATTTTGTCTGTTGGTGCTGtagaaaaagtaaaaatatcAGTAGCAGTTAGCCCCAGTATGTTTTATTGCCAGTTACTTCGACAACAGATACAGCTGGATACATTGATAAGAGACATGTTTTCCTATTATGACTCTATTAGCAGAGTAAAACTTCCATCTTGTGACAATTTTGGAGCCCTTTGTGCAGCTAGACAAAATAATGGTCAGTGGCAGAGAGGAGTAATACAACAGCTACTTTCTGACAAAGTGAAGATTTGGTTTATGGATTTTGGTAACTATGAAGCTGTGTCTTCTGAGTATATTTTGAAGCTTCCACCAGAATTTATTTCAGTACCTATGTTTTCATTTCCTTGTGCTCTATCATGTCTTAGTGATCAAGATGAAATGGAAAGAAAGGCTCAGCTAGAAGAATTTAAAGAAATCCTATTAACACAACAGGCTATTTTGGCCAACATAGATCGGTTCAATAGTAAAGAGCATATatattatgttacgttacgtaaATGCGCATTGACACAGACAAATGAAAATCTATCTAGGCAAAATGATGTGGAACCAAAATATAACATGGATGTCTCTTGTACAAGCGGGAATGTACAAAATTCTAGTGTGAACTTGGCAGAGAAGATTTACAATATTACTCAACAATCAAGTTATTCTTCAAATCAAAAGGATACTCATTTACTGTGTTCCCCTTTAACAATTCCTTACAAAAGagcagaaatgaaaataaattcagTTTGTGTTGCTTTTGCAGTTTATGTTTTGAATCCATCAAATTTCTGGGTGCAAACAAATGATTTCTTAGATGAGTTTGAAGCTTTAATGAAGAAAGTTGCAGATGTGTATGATGGAGATGAAATCAATGATAAAATTCTAGAAAACCCAGAGCCCGGCAGACTATGTTGTGCCCGATATAGCAAAGACAAGTTTTTTTATAGGGCTGTCATTAGACAAATCGTAGACAATAATGTTGatgtttattttttagattttgggAACACTGACACAGTGCCACTGTTTGATGTGAAGATTTTGCTTCCAGAGTTTCAAGAATTACCGGCATTAGCCATGTCCTGTACACTTGCTAATGCATTTCCAATTGAAGATCTATGGACTAAAAAAGAAACAGATTTCTTTAAAACAGTTGTGGTTGACAAACCAATCACACTGCATGTTCttgcaaaacaaaaggagaattaTATTGTCAATGTGCACTGTATGAATGGCTCCGAGCAAACTGATGTTCTTGGGCTTATGATTGAGGCTGGATGTGCAGAATATTGGGAGGTAAAGCAAGATCCATTTCAGAAAACAATAAGGGGCTTTCAACGAAAAtgtcccccaaaaaataaaaatagagaaatacTAAGTAAAGCATCTATTCAGAAGAATGAAGTACTGATACCTAAAACTACTGATGAGAATAAAAAGCTGAATACTCACATTGTGACAAAAGGAAATGATAGCATTTTCCCACCATGGAAAAACATATTTTCCAATAAATATGAGCAAATGTTTGAGAAAACAGACAGAGTACAATGCTATAAAGAGTACAAATTTAAACCAGGTTATGTGCTTGATGTTGTATGTTGTCATATTATTTCACCAGGCAATTTTTTATGCCAGATACAAGATAAGCTACCGGAGCTAAATAGTATGATGGAACAAATTCAGATTTTTTACAATACTCAAAAAAGACCTTATGAAAGTGGAAAGCTTGCCTGTGTTGTGAAATATTCTACAGATGGAAAATGGTACAGAGCTGTTGTACTGAAACATGTATCCAAAACTGAAACTGATGTGATATTTGTAGACTATGGTAACAGGGAAAGAGTTTTGTTGAAAGATCTTCAAGCTATTCATCCAGACTTCCTAATTTTGGAATGTCAAGCATTCAGATGTTGTCTTAATGGTGTCAGTAAATCCTTAATATTTGACCCCTATATTTGGACTGCTGAGATATGCAGCAATTTTGAAAGATTTATTTCGTCTTCTAATGAACAACTCATTTGTTCAATTTGTGCCCTAGTTCTTAAGACTCCCAATTATTTATATTACATTGTTGATTTGAAGAATCCGTTTACTAGTTTAAGGCAATTTCTCTTTGAAAGTGGCCATGCAGAAATTTACCCTTTTGAATGTGCACAAGCTCTTATAACTCCATTTTCTCTATGTAGCTTTTATTATTCATCTTTTAATATGGAAGTTGGAAATGAAGAGAAAGTATATGTATCTTATATATATAGCCCTACAAAATTCTATTGCCAGTTAAGTAGAAATGCAAATGAAATAGACAAGATACATAAAAAGATTTTGGAAATTAGCCCCAAAACAAGCCATGCAATCCAAATGAATACTCACAGTTTATGCATAGcgaaatattttgagaatggaGTCTTCTATAGAGCTTTAGCATCTCCTATGGAATTACCTGATTTCTGCCCAGTATATTTTGTGGACTTTGGAAATAAACAATTGGTAGCCAAAGAGAAACTGGTTCCTATTCCAAACAGTGTTTCAGAATTAATGTTCACACCTATGCAAGCTATTACTTGTTATTTATCAGGTCTAAAGGATGTTGAAATTTCATCTGAAATAAAAACatggtttgaaaaaaaatacttggaaAAAGAGTTGAAGGCAGTAGTAATATCTAAAGAATCTGATGGGCAGTTCGGTATGGAGTTGTATGATGGTGAACTACAAATAAATGGAAAGATTAAAGATTTACTAAACCAAAAAAAAGGTCATCTGAACccaaagaatataaaaaaaagttttaaaaaacgtaTTGGGAATAAACATAGGCCTTATAAAATAGATTTGGATATAGAGAGAAAAAAAGTTGAAAGTAAAGAAATTGGACAGCAAACAAAAACAGGCAATGATAAGTTACCTGCTAAATATAGGAACAAAATAGTAATTGATCAACAGAAACTGGGTAGTGGACCTGCAAAGTTTCCATTGACTTTGGATTTTTCAGATTTCATGTTGAAAAAAGTTTTGAGATACATGTATGAAAGTACTTGCAAAGAACTCAATACTGATGCCGTTGATCAACTTAATGAACagtcaaagaaaattaaaaataaaaggactAGATTGCATAAACTAAAATTAAATGCTTCGGGACAAGAAAGAAGGAACAAGACTAAGCAAAAGTACACTGATCTTCCCCAACCTGACATTCTTCTAAATTCTAAAGTCTGGGGTTATATGTCTTATGTAGCTAATCTTTCAAGTTTCTATGTTCATCGTTCAGAGGATAAAAAAAGAATTGTGCAACTTGCTGGGGAACTGAACAGAGAATCTCTGATTAAAGAATCAGAAATAGCGGCTGAACTTGAGAAAGATGATGTGGTTTTAGCAAAATATGAAGATGATTGTTGCATGTACAGAGCTTTAGTTAGAAAAGTCCTAGCCAATAAGTTTTTTGAAGTAGAGTTTATTGATTATGGTAACATAGCAACTGTGAATTCAAAAAATATCTACAAAATTGAAAAGTGTTTACTCAGTTTACCAAGACTCAGCATACATTGCTTCCTTAGTAAAGCAAAGTCCTTGTTTTCAAATAAAAACTGGAGTACTGATATGGATGCTTACTTTATTGATGAGGTAAATAATCAGCCAGTCATGATTAAGTTTCTACAACAGTATGAGCAACAGTGGGAGGTTGATATAATCTGTCATGGAATATCTATCTCTGATAAATTAATAGAGAGAGAAACCCTTTTTTGTTTAGAGAACATATTTTCACTAAACTTCGACCACAATATGAAATGGCTCCCAACAATAGATTCAGAAACTAGTAGTAATGATCCAGGTAAAAAGTCAGAAAGTCAAACTTTATGTGAAAGCATTAAAATCAGACCTACTAAAATTGGCTACCAAAATATAAAGCCTGGACAGATAGAAATAGCTGACGTTGGTCATATTTCAAGTAATGGGAACTTCTATGTGACGTTAACTAAGGATGCACAAACAATGCTCAATTTAAATGTACTAGTTGCTCAAGAGGTAGAGAAAAAGTGTGTTATTGCTATGGAAGACATTAGAGAAGGATTAGAATGTTTGGTAAGATCAAACAAACTCTTGGGATGGTATCGATCTAAAGTTATTAAAAAATATGTAAAGGAGGAATATATGTTGGTCCTTTTTGTGGATTTAGGAAAGTATGAAATGGTGTCACTGCACGATACACGTGTGCTGACTGAAAAAATAAGATGTGTTCCAAGGAATGCAGTGCTTTGTAAATGGATTTGGATTGGAAATCTAAGTGATTTGTCTTTTGAGGGAATGATGGAGAAGGTAAAATATTGCgagataaatattatattttttaaatacttaGAATCTGAGCTTATTTGGGAAGTAGATCTTTTTATAGATGGAATTTTATTTTTGGAGTACTGGAATCAAATATCTAACCAAACAAAATTAGAGACACATGCAGATAATGTGAGCAAATCACTTGATATCTCAGTcaggtcaaattcaatttcatgggCACAATTTCAAAAGAATAGTCACAATCTTGGATTTGTCACATCAGTCAGTGATCCTTCAAACTTCTGTATTCAGTTACAAGATTCATTTAAAACTCTGATAGCCTTGTTCAAAATGCTCTCTAATCTTCCAGAAATCCTCCCAACTATGCCACAAGAATGTATAATTCCTGGTGCCTGCTGCTTAATAAAAAATGGACCTAATGAAACCTGGAATAGAGTTGAAGTTTTTGGAGTGCTCAAAGATTCTAGTACATTAATGCTTACTTTTATTGATGATGTGGGGTTATCAGTTCCCCTTCCCATCTCTGATGTCTCGAAGCTGAAGATTATCCCAGAAAAACTAGCTAGTTTACCACAATTAACCTATCCTTGCTCATTGTTTGGAGTGAAGCCTGCTGATGGGAAACATTGGAATGATGAGGCCAAACTTAAAATTCAAGAATTTCTTGGTCGACAAGATCTCACATTCCAGTTCAAACAGCCTCGTTGTGGATTGAAGCTAGAAGTAGGTGTGTTTTTTGAGCAAAACAATGCGGCAGATGTATTGGTTGCTTCTGGTTGTGCTTTGTATTCTAAAACTGCATCCTTTGGATCAGCTAGTTGTGATGAACTTCGGCTACCAAATTCACGTGTTATTTATGATCCACTCTCCATTCAGAAGATCTCTGAACCACAGATTGCCATAAACAAAGACAAGAAAGGCCCACAGAATTCAGATGTGCAATTGAAATgtgttgatttaaaaaatttagaggTGAACAGGTCAAAGAAATTacatggtaaaaaaaaaggctcttggATGACTTTCTTgcataaaagtaaaagaaattctAGAAGTCTGCACAAGCACAATAAGAAATTATTTCATCAATGTTGTGACAGAGAAAAAATCAACCAAACATATTCTACAAGCGTATCGAAGGCTTCtgacaagttgcttttggactcCAAGAATGCTCAGATCCAGATTCATGAAGAAACTTGA